A window of Bacillus sp. BGMRC 2118 genomic DNA:
GCAAATACAAAGTGAGATATCAATTGTTAACTACTTAAGTGCCAAGCAGCTTGAGGTAGCCAAACCTATTTTATCAAAACATCAAAATTATATTGAAAAAGTTGAAACAACATTAGGAGTGTTCTATGCTTCTTTGTTTGAAGGATTAGAAGGTGAACAGCTTGAAATGGAACAGCTTAATTCTGAGCAATTTCATATATGGGGTAAAGCGCTAGGGAAGTTGCACGAAGTAAGTAAAGGGATAACTGAAGAAAAAATAGCAAGCATAAGAAATCGACATAGTTGGAAAGATCATGCTAATCTTATTAAGAAATACGTAACAGGTGAGCTAGTAGAAGAAGCTGAATCAGTGATTTCTCAACTAGAGAGTCTTGATACAACAAGTCAAAATTTTGGTTTAATTCATTTTGATTTTGAGTTGGATAACATATATTGGGATAATGGTTCGATTAGTATACTAGATTTCGATGATGCATCACATTATTGGTATGTTGCCGATATTGCTTTTGCTCTGCGTGATTTACATGAACCCTCCGGTGAATACTTTGAGGCATTTATGAGCGGGTATAGAAGTCAAACAGATGTCGATGAAGATATGTTAGCCAAGCTTCCTCTATTTGCAAGGTTCCATGAACTATACCTGTATGCAAGACTAAAACGGGCATTAGATCTTGAATTGTCGTCTGAACATCCTGAATGGGTAAACAATCTAGTTGAGAAGTTGACGAATCGATTATATAAACTAGCAAAAAATAGTCAGAAAACATCTTAGAGTCGTAAATTGTGAGAATTAAAACCATTTAGAAACTATCCAAATTATGGGTAGTTTTTTGTTTGAGTTGCGATAGTTCATATGTACCAGGCTATGTTCTCATACATAAAATTATTCACTGAAAAGTATTTTTGAAAGTTTGTCTTTACATTATCATATTGTGTGATTATACTAACTATATATTAAATAATCAGATAATTTAAAAGTTTCCAAATAACTAAAAAAGTTATGGCTTGGGAACAAAGAAGGAGGTCAAATGTATGGATAATCGTCCTCAATGGGGAACGCGTGCTGGATTTATTTTGGCAGCAGTAGGTTCCGCAGTAGGTCTAGGGAACATTTGGAGATTCCCTGCAGTAGCGTATGAGAATGGTGGAGGCGCATTTTTTATTCCGTATTTGTTTGCACTTTTAACTGCCGGTATTCCACTACTCATTCTAGAATTTACAATCGGTCATAAGTATCGTGGATCTGCCCCGTTATCTTATGCAAGATTGAACAAAAAGACCGAATGGCTAGGATGGTGGCAAGTAGCAGTTTCATTTGTTATTGCCTGTTATTATCCAGTTATTATCGCATGGGCAATGTCCTATTCAGCTTTCTCCTTTAACCAAAACTGGGGATCAGACACAGCAGGTTTCCTAATTGGTGAATACTTACAAGTAGGAGCACCAGGTGAAATTGGCGGTTTAGTACCTGGCGTATTTCTACCACTATTAATTGTTTGGGCAATTACACTTGGAGTACTGTTCAAGGGTGTTAAAAAGGGAATTGAAATGATTAACCGCGTTTGTATTCCTTTGCTAGTTGTATTGTTTTTAATTGTTGTTCTTCGTGCGGTAACATTAGATGGAGCAGCAGAAGGATTGAATGCTTTCTTCACACCAAACTGGGATAGTATTATGGATGGTAAGGTGTGGGTAGCAGCATATGGTCAAATTTTCTTTAGTTTATCCATTGCATTTGCCATCATGATTACGTATTCAAGCTATTTACCAAAGAAGTCTGATTTAACAAATAACGCGTTCATTACTGGCTTTGGAAACTCTGCATTTGAACTACTAGCAGGAATTGGAGTTTTCAGTGCGCTAGGGTTTATGGCAGGGCAAGTTGGAAAGCCAGTAGAAGAAGTCGTTTCATCTGGAGTAGGATTGGCATTTATCGTATTCCCACAAATTATTAATGAGATGCCTGCATTAAATGGTCTATTTGGATTCCTATTCTTCGGATCGTTAGTTCTTGCAGGTTTAACATCACTCATTTCAATTGTTGAAACGTTTATCGCTGGTATCCAAGATAAATTTAAGTTTTCACGTACAAAGGCAGTATTAATTGGTGGAGGAGCAGCTGCATTAGTATCCGTTCTATTTGCTACTAGAGGTGGATTAAACTTCTTAGACGTAGCAGATTACTTCATTAATAATTTTGGCGTAACGTTAGCAGGTCTAGCCGAAGTAGTTGTCATTGCATGGGTGCTTAGA
This region includes:
- a CDS encoding phosphotransferase; the encoded protein is MLHMMKLSLMKNVVQTVGSDWKSNLAEEIINYWDYELDSVYYWRASANFIFVCNTKGKRAFLRFNSVDERSREQIQSEISIVNYLSAKQLEVAKPILSKHQNYIEKVETTLGVFYASLFEGLEGEQLEMEQLNSEQFHIWGKALGKLHEVSKGITEEKIASIRNRHSWKDHANLIKKYVTGELVEEAESVISQLESLDTTSQNFGLIHFDFELDNIYWDNGSISILDFDDASHYWYVADIAFALRDLHEPSGEYFEAFMSGYRSQTDVDEDMLAKLPLFARFHELYLYARLKRALDLELSSEHPEWVNNLVEKLTNRLYKLAKNSQKTS
- a CDS encoding sodium-dependent transporter, with product MDNRPQWGTRAGFILAAVGSAVGLGNIWRFPAVAYENGGGAFFIPYLFALLTAGIPLLILEFTIGHKYRGSAPLSYARLNKKTEWLGWWQVAVSFVIACYYPVIIAWAMSYSAFSFNQNWGSDTAGFLIGEYLQVGAPGEIGGLVPGVFLPLLIVWAITLGVLFKGVKKGIEMINRVCIPLLVVLFLIVVLRAVTLDGAAEGLNAFFTPNWDSIMDGKVWVAAYGQIFFSLSIAFAIMITYSSYLPKKSDLTNNAFITGFGNSAFELLAGIGVFSALGFMAGQVGKPVEEVVSSGVGLAFIVFPQIINEMPALNGLFGFLFFGSLVLAGLTSLISIVETFIAGIQDKFKFSRTKAVLIGGGAAALVSVLFATRGGLNFLDVADYFINNFGVTLAGLAEVVVIAWVLRELKNLQAHANSVSDIMLGAWWKICLGIITPIVLGYMMFDNIRKNLNPETFYGNGDYGLSFLIYSGWVVAGLALVVGIVFSLFKWDRQTLNVPDNKEVSQ